The following nucleotide sequence is from bacterium.
TGGTGTTCCCGATACCGAAGATGTAGGTCAAGCTGATGACGATGCGCTTGTTGCGGGGCAGGTCTATACCGGAGATGCGTGCCATCGTTCTCCTTTTGCCGGGGCATAACTCGGTTAGCCGGGGGCGTAGCTCGCGAAAGCTCGGTTCGCTCGGTTAACCCTGACGCTGCTTGTGGCGGGGGTTCTTGCAGATAACCCGGACGACGCCCCGGCGCTTGATGACCCGGCATTTATCGCAGATGGGCTTGACTGAGCTGCGGACCTTCATGACGTTTTACACTCTCTCGTGTTGTTTTTTATTCGATGAAAAATACGACGGATTCCATACCGCCCCCCCGACCGGTCTATCGTCGGATCCCGACGATCCCGGGGGAGCTGCTCAACCGGCCTTTTGGGCTACCTTGCGGGCTGCCGAAACCGGTTCACGGACTCTTTTCGGATACGCCCCCCGACCGGCCCAAGCTCTTTCGTACCCCGGTCCTCTGCTGACTCAAACCACTCCGCGCCTGGCCCCCTCTTCCGGCCCTCCGCCTGGCCCAAGCTCTTTCATACCCCGGCCCCCTACTAACTCAAACCACTCCGCGCCTGGCCCCCCTGACTGGCCCCCTTGACGGGCCCCTTTATTTGAAGCGCCAGGTAATGCGGCCCTTGGTGAGGTCGTAGGGGGTAACTTCCACCCGCACGCGGTCTCCGGGGAGGATGCGCACGAAGTTCATCCGCATCTTCCCGCAGAT
It contains:
- the rpmJ gene encoding 50S ribosomal protein L36, translated to MKVRSSVKPICDKCRVIKRRGVVRVICKNPRHKQRQG
- the infA gene encoding translation initiation factor IF-1; protein product: ICGKMRMNFVRILPGDRVRVEVTPYDLTKGRITWRFK